The genome window TTTCGAATACAAGCCAAGTTTTCGCTTGTTCGGACTTGGATCGAGAGCGTTACCTCGCCCTCGGGGCTCCAGAGGATCGGGTGACGACGACGGGGAACATCAAGGTGGACGTGACCATCGAGCCCATCCTCGACGCGGTCACCTGCGCCTCGATGCGGGCGGAGATGGGCTTGAGCGATGGGTTCTTGCTTTTGGGCTCGTCCACCTGGCCCGGGGAGGAAGAGATGCTGGTCGATGCCTTGCGGGCGATTCGCGAGCGCGATTCCAAGGCGCGTCTATTGATCGTGCCGCGCCACGCGGAGCGTCGTCACGAGATCGAAGCCATGCTGCGCCAGCGCGCCAGCGACCTTCGTTTTCATTTCAAGAGCCGTGGAGCGCCGGAGGATGAACTCGATATTCTGGTGGCCGATACGCATGGGGAGTTGAGAGCTCTCACCCAGTTGTCCGACTTGGCTTTCGTGGGCAAGTCCTTGCCGCCTCATACTGAGGGGCAAACGCCGGTGGAGTGCGGCGTATTGGGAAAACCTATGGTTTTTGGTACGGGTATGTCCAACTTCCGCAGCATCCGGGAGGGGCTGCTGCAGCGCGGGGCGGCCCGGGAAGTGAGGGACGAGGGCGAGGCCATCCAGACGATTGTAAGCCTAAGCCAAGACCTGGAAGCGCGAGCTAAAATGAGCGCCGGAGGATTGGCTTGGCATGCCGGGAGCCGCGGGGCGGTGGAGCGTACTGCCAAGGGGGTGCTTAGCTGGTTGGATCGTTAGCGCTCGTATCTTGACAGGGCGGGGGAAATTTAGGTTTAAACGCAGATATGGCAGACAAATCCGATAAGTGGTCAGACAACGCAGCCGGCAAGTTTTACGTAGATGAGCAGTGCATCGACTGCGACCTCTGCCGTGAAACCGCCCCAGACTTCTTTACCCGCAACGACGACGAGGCCTACTCCTTCGTCTACAAGCAGCCGGAAGACCAGGATGGCATCGACCTCTGCATGGAAGCGCTCGAAGGCTGTCCCGTAGAAGCGATCGGTGACGACGGCGACGAGTAGTCCGCCTGCTGATACGCCAAGACTTTCCAGAACGCGTTCCCGCAAGGGAGCGCGTTTTTTTGTGCCCAAAATGGGTGCACAACCGGAATGTTTTGTATTATGTGAACCACTAATGAAGCGAAGGATATAAATGTTGAAATTGTTTTGTTCAAAAAAATGAGTAGAGAGCTTCAGTTTTGGATGTGCTGAACGATGTATGAACGTTATGGGCAATCTTCTAGAAATCGTTAATCAACAGAATCTCAGCTGCCTCGTTTATACGAGCCGTGCCACAAGGCCATTTGACGAGGCGGAGCTGCGTGCCTTGTTGCAGAAATCAAGGTTCAACAACAGCCGCGACGGTATATCCGGCATGCTCACGTACGTTAAAGGTATGTTCTTTCAGATGTTGGAGGGTCCGGAGGATAAGGTAGAGGCTACTTACAAGCGCATCATGCGGGATCCGCGGCACGGTGAGCTGCGACTCGTAAAGACGTCTCGGATAAAGAGTCGGCATTTCCCTCAATGGACCATGGGGTTCCCGACTCCCAACGCCAAGATGCTATCTCGTTTTACTGGCTATTGTGATTTGAGCAACGGCAGCTCGTCGGACTTGGCCCGTTTGAAAAGTCATGACAGCGGAATTTTCAAGATCATGTGCGAGTTTGGTAAGTCATTGAAAAGTTAGCTCGCAGGCGGACTTGGAGTTGACTTGTCGTTCAGGAGAAGCGCTTCCAGAGCGGCGGGGCGAAAAGGGCGAGGATGGCGTAGAGTTCGAGGCGTCCCATAACCATCAGCAGGGAGAGGAAGAGCTTGGTGTGGTAGTGCAGGAAGCCGAAGTTCTCCGTAGGGCCGACCTCTGCGATGCCGGGGCCGACGTTGAAGAGGCAGGCGAAAACGATGCTGAGGTTGGTATCGATCGCGTGGCTGGTTTCGAAGACGGAGACAAGGAGGATGGAACCGCAGATGACGCTGGCGATGAGCACCAGGTAGGAATTCACGTCGCTGATCGATTGCGAGCTGAGGGTTTGTCCGTTGACCCTAATCTGACGGACGACTCGCGTACGGAAGGATCGCTCGATGGTGAGAATGGACTGGCGCACGGCGATTACGAGCCGGGAAATCTTGATGCCGCCGGCGGTGGAGCCCGTGCAGCCGCCCACTAGCATAAGGAAGAGCAGCATCATTTGGGGCAATGAAGTCCACTGAGTGAAGTCTTCGGTGGCGAATCCGGTAGTCGTCATGATGGAAACGACTTGGAAGGTCCCGGCGCGGATGGCGTGTTCGGTGGACCAGCCGGTCCCGTCGAATCGGAGGAAGGCGCTCACCAGCACGCAGGCGATCACGAGGATGGTGATGTAGGCCGCGAACTCCGTGTTGCGCAGGACGAAGCGGAAGCGGCCCATGCAGATGCGTAGGATCAGAATGAAGTTCAGGCCAGCCAGGGTCATA of Pelagicoccus enzymogenes contains these proteins:
- a CDS encoding ferredoxin, which translates into the protein MADKSDKWSDNAAGKFYVDEQCIDCDLCRETAPDFFTRNDDEAYSFVYKQPEDQDGIDLCMEALEGCPVEAIGDDGDE
- a CDS encoding 3-deoxy-D-manno-octulosonic acid transferase, translated to MPGYLLHIRKRGGYRERFGTRFGLGLQVPQKKAGSKRIWIQAVSLGEMLAIEPLLKALAADERIEIYLTVTTSTGYALALEKYSELAVGISYFPIDFCPFSSCVWDQIDPDLAICAETELWPEHTHQAVKRGVPFLLVNGRLSDRSFKRAMKLRGFFRTVLSNTSQVFACSDLDRERYLALGAPEDRVTTTGNIKVDVTIEPILDAVTCASMRAEMGLSDGFLLLGSSTWPGEEEMLVDALRAIRERDSKARLLIVPRHAERRHEIEAMLRQRASDLRFHFKSRGAPEDELDILVADTHGELRALTQLSDLAFVGKSLPPHTEGQTPVECGVLGKPMVFGTGMSNFRSIREGLLQRGAAREVRDEGEAIQTIVSLSQDLEARAKMSAGGLAWHAGSRGAVERTAKGVLSWLDR
- a CDS encoding BLUF domain-containing protein, giving the protein MGNLLEIVNQQNLSCLVYTSRATRPFDEAELRALLQKSRFNNSRDGISGMLTYVKGMFFQMLEGPEDKVEATYKRIMRDPRHGELRLVKTSRIKSRHFPQWTMGFPTPNAKMLSRFTGYCDLSNGSSSDLARLKSHDSGIFKIMCEFGKSLKS